The proteins below are encoded in one region of Reichenbachiella sp. 5M10:
- the ctlX gene encoding citrulline utilization hydrolase CtlX produces MGANTTSTLLMIRPIRFRYNEETAVNNYYQIEMEGEESVDIQSKALGEFDDFVEELEKRGIQVIVVNDTLKPDTPDSIFPNNWVSFHHDGTVGLYPMYAENRRLERREDIFDLLEDKGFVITQEIHLTDFEHVSQYLEGTGSMVLDRENKIAYAALSERTHPDVLQAFREQFGFVIIDFEANQTHDGKRLPIYHTNVMMSVGDGFAVICLDSIDDMDDRAKVIESLEESDKEIIEISEKQKESFAGNMLQVEDAQGVKYMVMSQSAYQSLDQDQVDTLLRYNKEIIYSSLDTIETLGGGSARCMMAEVFLPKA; encoded by the coding sequence ATGGGAGCCAATACCACATCCACCCTATTGATGATTCGCCCGATTCGTTTTCGATACAACGAGGAGACGGCTGTCAATAACTACTATCAAATTGAAATGGAAGGAGAAGAGAGCGTGGATATTCAATCCAAAGCACTCGGAGAATTCGATGACTTTGTGGAAGAGCTAGAGAAGCGAGGGATACAAGTGATCGTAGTGAATGACACCCTCAAACCCGATACTCCAGACTCGATTTTTCCCAACAACTGGGTGTCTTTTCATCACGATGGGACGGTAGGGCTATATCCCATGTATGCAGAAAATAGACGTTTGGAGCGCAGAGAGGATATCTTTGATTTGCTAGAAGACAAAGGGTTTGTGATCACGCAGGAGATACATCTGACGGACTTCGAGCATGTAAGTCAGTACTTGGAAGGAACTGGTAGTATGGTGCTGGATCGTGAAAATAAGATTGCCTATGCAGCACTGTCCGAGCGCACGCATCCCGATGTGTTGCAGGCTTTTCGTGAGCAGTTTGGATTTGTTATCATTGATTTTGAAGCCAATCAAACGCATGATGGCAAGCGTTTACCCATTTATCATACCAATGTAATGATGAGTGTAGGGGATGGTTTTGCGGTGATCTGTTTGGATAGTATCGATGATATGGACGACCGTGCCAAGGTCATCGAGAGCCTCGAAGAGTCTGATAAGGAGATCATTGAAATTAGCGAAAAGCAAAAGGAATCCTTTGCGGGCAACATGCTACAGGTCGAAGATGCCCAAGGAGTAAAATACATGGTGATGTCCCAGTCTGCCTACCAGTCTTTGGATCAGGATCAGGTCGACACCTTATTGAGGTACAACAAAGAAATTATTTATAGTTCGTTAGATACGATCGAAACATTAGGAGGAGGGAGTGCCCGCTGCATGATGGCAGAGGTGTTTCTCCCCAAAGCATAG
- the argS gene encoding arginine--tRNA ligase produces MDLALDIQKGIQSALRELYSHEVAWSELGLQPTRKEFGGTYTFVTFPYGKISKKSPQDTAQQIGEYLTEHVATVAGFNVVKGFLNIEIAPSAWLAVLNAALADPNFGKGHKKKQSVMVEYSSPNTNKPLHLGHLRNIFLGYSVAKIYDALGYEVVKVQIINDRGIHICKSMLAWQKFGEGETPASSAMKGDKLVGKYYVAFDKAYKEEIAALVAAGKTKEEAEKQAPSLLEAQEMLRKWEAKDPEVYRLWETMNGWVYEGFDKTYAQMGVDFDQLYYESDTYLLGKDAVEEGLKSGHFFEKEDGSVWIDLTDEGLDQKIVRRSDGTAVYMTQDIGTAIQRFKEYPDLERLVYTVGNEQDYHFKVLFLILKKLGYKWADGCFHLSYGMVDLPSGKMKSREGTVVDADDLMAEMIQIAEDHTRELGKIDGFSAEQATALYDTIGMGALKYFLLKVDPKKRMLFDPKESIEFQGNTGPFIQYTYARISAILRRADELKVERGSVATDLNLSTNEVELIYLLSECQNKLQLAAEEYSPAVIAQYVYDLAKEYNKFYADQPIFTEESADVVGLRVNLSKQVAHTIELGMSLLGIAVPERM; encoded by the coding sequence ATGGATTTAGCATTAGATATACAAAAAGGAATACAGTCTGCTCTCAGAGAATTGTATAGTCATGAGGTGGCATGGTCTGAACTCGGATTACAGCCTACCCGCAAGGAGTTTGGAGGGACCTATACGTTTGTGACTTTCCCGTATGGGAAAATCTCCAAAAAAAGCCCGCAAGATACAGCGCAGCAAATTGGCGAGTATTTGACAGAGCACGTCGCGACGGTAGCAGGCTTCAATGTCGTCAAAGGCTTTTTGAATATCGAAATCGCACCATCGGCCTGGCTGGCAGTGCTCAACGCCGCTTTGGCTGATCCGAATTTTGGCAAGGGCCATAAGAAAAAGCAGTCTGTAATGGTCGAGTACTCCTCACCTAACACCAATAAACCTTTGCACTTAGGTCACCTCAGAAATATATTTTTGGGCTACTCCGTGGCTAAAATCTATGATGCCCTAGGGTATGAGGTGGTCAAAGTACAGATTATCAATGACCGTGGTATACACATCTGCAAGTCCATGTTGGCTTGGCAGAAGTTTGGGGAGGGTGAGACTCCGGCCTCTTCGGCTATGAAAGGGGACAAGCTTGTCGGGAAGTATTATGTGGCGTTTGACAAAGCCTACAAAGAGGAGATCGCAGCACTAGTAGCAGCAGGAAAGACGAAGGAGGAGGCCGAAAAGCAAGCCCCCTCACTCTTAGAGGCACAGGAGATGTTGCGAAAATGGGAAGCCAAAGATCCAGAAGTGTACCGTCTTTGGGAAACGATGAACGGTTGGGTGTACGAAGGGTTTGATAAGACCTATGCGCAGATGGGGGTAGATTTTGATCAGCTGTATTATGAGTCAGATACTTACCTGTTGGGCAAGGATGCAGTAGAGGAGGGACTGAAATCTGGACACTTTTTCGAGAAAGAAGATGGCTCGGTATGGATTGACTTGACAGACGAAGGTCTAGATCAGAAGATCGTACGTCGTAGTGACGGGACAGCAGTTTACATGACGCAAGATATTGGTACAGCGATCCAGCGATTCAAAGAATATCCCGATCTCGAGCGTCTCGTCTACACCGTGGGTAATGAACAGGACTATCATTTCAAAGTGCTGTTTTTGATCCTCAAGAAGCTCGGATACAAGTGGGCTGATGGGTGTTTTCACTTGTCCTATGGTATGGTAGATTTGCCTTCTGGCAAAATGAAGTCACGAGAAGGTACGGTGGTAGATGCGGATGATTTGATGGCTGAGATGATTCAGATCGCAGAGGATCACACCCGTGAGTTGGGCAAAATCGACGGGTTCAGTGCCGAGCAGGCGACGGCATTGTATGATACGATTGGTATGGGCGCTTTGAAGTATTTCTTGCTCAAGGTCGATCCGAAGAAGCGTATGTTGTTTGACCCCAAGGAGTCTATCGAGTTTCAGGGCAATACAGGGCCGTTCATTCAGTATACCTATGCGCGGATCTCTGCGATTCTTCGTCGTGCGGACGAATTGAAGGTGGAGAGAGGGAGTGTAGCGACTGATCTCAACTTGAGTACCAACGAAGTAGAACTGATCTACTTGCTCTCAGAGTGTCAAAACAAGTTGCAACTAGCAGCAGAAGAGTATAGTCCCGCGGTGATAGCACAGTATGTCTACGATCTAGCCAAAGAGTACAATAAATTTTATGCAGATCAGCCGATCTTCACGGAGGAGAGCGCTGATGTGGTAGGACTCCGAGTCAACTTGTCCAAGCAGGTGGCACATACGATTGAATTGGGGATGTCACTGTTGGGCATAGCCGTGCCTGAGCGAATGTAA
- a CDS encoding 1,4-dihydroxy-2-naphthoate polyprenyltransferase: MIQHWLAAFRLRTLPLALSSILMGGFLAYGQGDFSWMILGLSVLTTVFLQILSNLANDYGDSVHGADSVDRMGPQRAVQAGVITPVAMKRAMVVFAVLSLVSGLMLLYAAFADQLVFVLMFLGLGLLCIYAAITYTSGKNPYGYMGLGDVSVFLFFGLVGVLGSYFLYAHAFDAWMVLPAMSCGALATGVLNVNNIRDLISDEKAGKRSIPVRIGRVKAVGYHLGLLVLAMSCAFIFAWGAGQGWSSYLFVGVIPFLIVNYQAVRTKHDAADLDPYLKQLALSTLLFVVLFGLGQII; this comes from the coding sequence ATGATTCAACATTGGTTAGCAGCATTTCGGTTGAGGACATTGCCTTTGGCATTGTCTAGTATATTGATGGGAGGGTTTTTGGCCTATGGCCAAGGAGACTTCTCTTGGATGATCTTGGGTTTATCGGTTCTCACCACAGTTTTTCTGCAGATCCTTTCTAATCTTGCCAACGACTATGGTGATTCGGTGCATGGAGCGGATAGCGTCGATCGTATGGGGCCTCAGCGCGCGGTACAAGCGGGTGTGATTACTCCAGTAGCTATGAAGCGAGCTATGGTTGTGTTTGCTGTACTATCACTGGTGTCTGGATTGATGCTGTTGTATGCGGCCTTTGCAGATCAATTGGTCTTTGTATTGATGTTTTTGGGCCTTGGGTTGCTGTGTATTTATGCAGCCATTACCTATACTTCAGGCAAGAATCCATATGGATACATGGGGTTGGGTGATGTATCGGTTTTTTTGTTTTTTGGATTGGTAGGTGTGTTGGGGTCTTACTTTCTCTATGCCCATGCCTTTGATGCATGGATGGTTTTGCCAGCGATGAGTTGTGGGGCTCTTGCTACCGGGGTACTCAATGTCAACAATATCCGTGATCTGATTTCGGATGAAAAGGCGGGTAAGCGCTCCATACCTGTGCGTATCGGACGCGTCAAGGCAGTTGGCTACCATTTGGGACTGCTCGTCCTCGCGATGAGCTGTGCGTTTATATTTGCTTGGGGTGCAGGGCAGGGGTGGTCATCGTACCTCTTTGTGGGAGTTATACCGTTTTTGATAGTGAACTACCAAGCCGTGCGTACCAAGCACGATGCGGCTGATCTGGATCCTTACCTCAAACAACTTGCTCTGAGTACCCTTCTTTTCGTTGTTTTGTTTGGCTTGGGCCAAATTATCTAA
- a CDS encoding universal stress protein, which translates to MKTILVPIDFTEVSDHAFDMAIQMSKKAQSEILLLHIIEGPSSSAIHTMGVVDADPMESLFIKRMIESAEAKMAKKLEEASAQGASAKSKIRIGNEFVELTEQIAETKCDIVVMGTEGAEGFGEELVGSNAERVIRKSKVPVITLKTKCEDVNKLNKIAVATTFSEVSSEFIKHLMSLQEFLGAHLYFVKINTPSAFLSTKENKKAMEKFVSDYGFKNCSTEVYNDYSEEDGIVSFAEGIGADMIAMETHGRTGIAHLLLGSIAEDVANHAKRPVWTINVKKEKGVKES; encoded by the coding sequence ATGAAAACCATATTAGTCCCTATCGATTTTACCGAGGTATCGGATCATGCATTTGACATGGCGATTCAAATGTCCAAAAAAGCACAAAGTGAAATCCTTTTGTTGCACATCATAGAAGGGCCGTCTAGCTCTGCGATTCACACGATGGGTGTGGTCGACGCTGATCCCATGGAGTCGCTGTTTATCAAGCGAATGATCGAATCTGCGGAAGCCAAGATGGCGAAGAAACTAGAGGAGGCATCGGCACAAGGAGCCAGTGCGAAATCTAAGATCAGAATCGGGAATGAATTTGTCGAGCTTACCGAACAGATCGCTGAGACGAAGTGCGATATTGTGGTGATGGGTACCGAAGGGGCAGAAGGTTTTGGCGAGGAACTCGTAGGATCCAATGCTGAACGAGTGATCCGTAAGAGCAAAGTGCCTGTGATTACCCTCAAGACGAAGTGTGAGGATGTCAATAAACTCAACAAGATCGCTGTAGCGACTACTTTTAGCGAGGTGAGTTCTGAATTTATCAAGCATTTGATGTCTTTGCAGGAATTTTTGGGAGCACACCTATATTTTGTTAAAATCAATACGCCTAGTGCATTTTTGAGCACGAAAGAAAACAAAAAGGCCATGGAGAAATTTGTCTCAGACTATGGATTTAAAAATTGCAGCACAGAAGTGTACAATGATTACTCTGAAGAAGACGGGATTGTTTCCTTTGCAGAAGGGATCGGTGCTGATATGATCGCTATGGAGACACATGGTCGTACAGGAATCGCTCATTTGTTGCTAGGGTCGATTGCCGAAGATGTGGCTAATCATGCCAAGAGACCAGTCTGGACCATCAATGTAAAAAAGGAAAAAGGTGTCAAAGAAAGCTAA
- a CDS encoding translation initiation factor: MSKKAKFKTRIGVVYSTDDSFDYQEEGGFDQETLDPNEQKLKVMLDKKNRGGKQVTLVTGFVGGDDDLKDLAKLLKSKCGVGGNAKDGEILIQGDFRDKVLQVLHKEGYTAKRVGG; this comes from the coding sequence GTGTCAAAGAAAGCTAAATTTAAAACTAGAATTGGAGTCGTCTATTCAACCGACGACTCCTTCGACTACCAAGAGGAGGGGGGATTTGATCAGGAAACACTCGATCCCAATGAGCAAAAGCTGAAAGTGATGCTCGATAAAAAGAACCGTGGAGGCAAGCAAGTGACGCTCGTCACAGGTTTTGTAGGGGGTGATGATGATCTCAAGGATCTCGCTAAACTGCTCAAATCCAAATGTGGTGTGGGAGGAAATGCCAAAGATGGAGAAATATTGATCCAAGGGGATTTTCGTGACAAAGTGCTCCAAGTGCTCCATAAAGAAGGCTATACAGCCAAGAGAGTTGGAGGATGA
- the rpmB gene encoding 50S ribosomal protein L28: MSRVCQITGKRPRVGNNVSHANNKTKRKFYPNLFTKRFYIPEEDKWVTLKVSSTALKTINKNGISAVLKKAKDKGNIVL, encoded by the coding sequence ATGTCAAGAGTTTGTCAAATAACAGGTAAGAGGCCAAGAGTAGGGAACAACGTATCCCACGCCAACAATAAAACGAAGAGAAAGTTCTACCCGAATCTTTTTACAAAGAGATTCTATATTCCTGAAGAGGATAAATGGGTGACTTTGAAAGTATCTTCTACAGCATTGAAAACCATCAATAAGAATGGAATCTCTGCTGTGTTGAAAAAGGCCAAAGATAAAGGAAATATTGTACTATAA
- the rpmG gene encoding 50S ribosomal protein L33, translating to MAKKGNRVQVILECTEHKQSGQPGTSRYITTKNRKNTPDRMELKKFNAILKKYTVHKEIK from the coding sequence ATGGCTAAGAAAGGTAATAGAGTACAAGTAATTTTGGAATGCACGGAGCACAAACAAAGTGGTCAGCCGGGTACTTCTAGATACATCACTACGAAAAACAGGAAAAATACTCCTGATAGAATGGAGTTGAAAAAATTCAACGCCATTTTGAAGAAATATACTGTTCACAAAGAAATTAAATAA
- a CDS encoding DUF4295 family protein: MAKKVVATLKKKDGVKYAKVIKAVKTKTGAYSFREEIVTEDRVKEVLSAK; the protein is encoded by the coding sequence ATGGCTAAGAAGGTAGTTGCAACGCTGAAGAAAAAGGATGGTGTCAAATACGCCAAAGTGATCAAAGCGGTAAAGACTAAGACAGGTGCTTATTCTTTTCGTGAAGAGATCGTTACCGAGGATAGAGTAAAGGAAGTACTCTCTGCGAAGTAA
- the ftsY gene encoding signal recognition particle-docking protein FtsY has translation MSLFGLFSKEKKENLDKGLEKSKENFFDKLGKAVAGRSTVDMEVLDELEEVLITSDVGVDTTVKIIDRIEARVAKDKYLNTSQLNVILREEIAALLEESNTTDGTDFSIPEDKTPYVLLVVGVNGVGKTTTIGKLSAQFKKAGKSVVLGAADTFRAAAVDQLILWGDRVGVPVVSHGMNTDPSAVAFDAVKKAVDEQADIVIIDTAGRLHTKVNLMNELTKIKKVIQKFIPDAPHEIMLVLDGSTGQNAFLQAQEFTKATDVSALAITKLDGTAKGGVVIGISDQFKIPVKYIGVGEGIDDLQVFNKVEFVNSFFDKVQ, from the coding sequence ATGAGTTTATTCGGTTTATTTTCGAAAGAGAAAAAGGAGAACCTAGACAAGGGTCTAGAGAAATCTAAAGAGAATTTTTTTGATAAACTGGGCAAAGCAGTTGCCGGTCGATCTACTGTCGATATGGAGGTGCTGGACGAACTCGAAGAGGTCCTCATTACCTCTGATGTAGGGGTAGATACGACAGTCAAAATCATCGATCGAATCGAGGCTAGAGTAGCCAAAGACAAATACCTCAATACGAGCCAACTCAATGTGATCTTGCGAGAAGAGATTGCTGCTCTCCTCGAAGAGAGTAATACTACGGATGGGACAGATTTTTCCATTCCTGAGGACAAGACTCCCTATGTACTTCTGGTAGTTGGAGTCAATGGTGTGGGCAAAACCACGACGATAGGCAAGCTATCGGCACAGTTTAAGAAGGCGGGAAAGAGTGTGGTCCTAGGTGCCGCCGATACGTTTCGTGCAGCAGCTGTAGATCAGCTGATCTTGTGGGGAGACCGAGTCGGGGTGCCTGTTGTGTCTCATGGAATGAATACCGACCCTTCGGCGGTCGCATTTGATGCGGTCAAGAAAGCCGTAGATGAGCAAGCAGACATCGTGATCATTGATACGGCAGGTCGTCTGCATACCAAAGTCAATCTCATGAACGAGCTGACTAAGATCAAGAAAGTAATTCAGAAATTCATCCCAGATGCTCCGCATGAGATTATGTTGGTGCTAGATGGTAGTACAGGGCAGAATGCCTTTCTACAAGCTCAGGAGTTCACTAAGGCAACAGATGTCAGTGCACTAGCGATCACCAAGCTCGATGGGACGGCCAAAGGTGGAGTAGTCATCGGTATCTCTGACCAATTTAAAATCCCTGTCAAATACATCGGCGTAGGTGAGGGGATCGATGACTTACAGGTTTTCAATAAAGTGGAGTTTGTCAATTCATTTTTTGATAAAGTACAATAG
- a CDS encoding CAP domain-containing protein, with product MKYQYVLFLLVAIVAVRCVSSDDASEQTVGDFDTSTIQEVVDSHNRYRKAVGVANLVWSDEVAASAQEWANHLGDNCSFSHSNSSYGENIWKGTAGAFAPTDVVDSWGSEETDYSAMDHTCATGAVCGHYTQIVWKNTTKVGCGTTTCDGQEIWVCQYDPAGNVTGQSPF from the coding sequence ATGAAATATCAATATGTTCTTTTTCTGCTTGTAGCGATTGTTGCTGTCCGTTGTGTATCGAGTGACGATGCCTCCGAACAAACGGTGGGTGATTTCGATACATCTACGATTCAGGAAGTTGTAGATAGCCACAATAGATATAGAAAGGCAGTGGGGGTTGCAAATTTAGTATGGTCGGACGAAGTAGCTGCTTCTGCCCAAGAATGGGCAAACCACCTTGGAGATAATTGTAGTTTCAGTCATTCTAATAGTAGCTATGGTGAAAACATATGGAAGGGTACAGCTGGAGCTTTTGCACCGACGGATGTGGTAGACTCTTGGGGATCCGAAGAGACAGACTACAGTGCGATGGATCATACTTGTGCTACAGGGGCTGTTTGCGGACACTATACTCAAATCGTGTGGAAGAATACTACCAAGGTAGGGTGTGGGACAACCACTTGTGATGGACAAGAAATATGGGTCTGCCAATACGACCCTGCGGGTAACGTTACAGGGCAGAGTCCTTTCTGA
- a CDS encoding alpha-amylase family glycosyl hydrolase yields MKEEIGLVADDGWLKPYESDIEQRHQFYQDRLASLEAVSGSLREFASADAYFGLNYDRKAKGWWYREWAPAADGLSLIGEFNGWDAELHPLTQNEQGVWGVFVADDSEHPLRHGDLIKVKVQNGFEDRDRIPAYIKRTVQDPETYDFKAQVWAPEKTFRWTDKKFDPKVISNPVIYECHVGMAQEKEGVGTYREFADEVLPRVGKLGYNCLQMMAVQEHPYYGSFGYHVSNFFAPSSRFGTPDDLKYLINKAHGMGIAVVMDAVYSHAVKNIAEGLNNFDGSEHQYFHPGGRGYHTGWDSKLFDYSKDEVLQFLLSSVRYWIEEFHFDGFRFDGVTSMLYHHHGEGVAFDHYDKYFKEMVDWDAICFLQLANALTHELKPGAITIAEDMSGMPGMCRAIEDGGIGFDYRLGMGIPDYWIKTLKHKADEEWDIHEMWNVLTNRRYKEKTIAYAESHDQALVGDKTLAFWLMDKEMYWHMTKEDTDPVIDRGVALHKMLRLFTAALGGEGYLTFIGNEFGHPEWIDFPREGNGWSYKYARRQWSLVDNPDLKYQYLNAFDREMIHLLKEKEVLSAFPAQQLNMDEDNKVVIFERNNLLFVFNFSVSRSVADYRFYAHREGAFKLLLDSDAAAFGGHSRCDASVIHQTVLLDGQLQLSLYTPCRSAQVYGVVK; encoded by the coding sequence ATGAAAGAAGAAATTGGTTTAGTAGCAGACGATGGATGGCTCAAGCCTTACGAATCGGATATAGAGCAACGTCATCAGTTTTATCAAGATAGGCTTGCGTCCCTTGAGGCAGTGTCGGGATCATTGCGGGAGTTTGCTTCTGCGGATGCTTATTTTGGGCTTAACTATGACCGCAAGGCCAAAGGCTGGTGGTACCGAGAGTGGGCACCTGCTGCAGATGGCTTGTCACTCATTGGCGAGTTCAATGGTTGGGATGCAGAGCTGCACCCCCTCACCCAAAACGAGCAAGGAGTTTGGGGGGTATTCGTAGCGGATGACTCAGAGCACCCACTGAGACATGGTGATTTGATCAAGGTCAAGGTGCAGAACGGTTTTGAAGATCGAGATAGAATCCCAGCCTATATTAAGCGGACGGTGCAAGATCCAGAGACCTATGACTTCAAAGCGCAGGTGTGGGCACCGGAAAAGACATTTAGATGGACTGACAAGAAGTTCGATCCTAAGGTGATTTCCAACCCTGTGATCTATGAGTGCCATGTAGGAATGGCACAGGAGAAAGAGGGGGTAGGCACTTATAGAGAATTTGCTGATGAGGTGCTCCCAAGAGTGGGTAAGCTGGGGTACAACTGTCTACAAATGATGGCGGTGCAGGAGCACCCCTATTATGGTTCGTTTGGGTATCATGTGTCTAACTTTTTTGCTCCTAGCTCGCGATTTGGGACTCCAGATGATCTCAAATACCTTATCAACAAGGCGCATGGTATGGGGATTGCTGTGGTGATGGATGCGGTGTATTCGCATGCGGTTAAAAACATCGCAGAGGGGCTCAACAACTTTGATGGTTCGGAGCACCAATATTTTCATCCCGGCGGACGAGGTTATCATACCGGATGGGATTCTAAGCTTTTTGATTATTCCAAAGATGAAGTGCTGCAGTTTTTGTTGTCCAGTGTACGCTACTGGATAGAGGAGTTTCATTTTGATGGTTTTCGCTTCGATGGGGTGACCTCTATGCTCTATCATCATCATGGTGAAGGGGTGGCGTTTGATCATTACGACAAGTATTTTAAGGAAATGGTGGATTGGGATGCAATCTGTTTTTTGCAATTAGCGAATGCATTGACGCATGAACTGAAGCCAGGTGCGATCACTATAGCTGAAGATATGAGCGGTATGCCAGGCATGTGTCGTGCCATAGAGGATGGAGGGATAGGTTTTGACTATCGCTTAGGGATGGGGATTCCAGATTACTGGATCAAGACACTCAAGCACAAGGCAGATGAGGAGTGGGACATTCATGAAATGTGGAATGTGCTAACCAATCGTCGATACAAAGAAAAGACAATAGCCTATGCAGAGTCACATGATCAAGCCCTAGTGGGAGACAAGACGTTGGCATTTTGGCTGATGGACAAAGAGATGTACTGGCATATGACTAAGGAGGATACAGATCCAGTAATTGATCGAGGGGTGGCATTGCACAAGATGTTGCGACTCTTCACGGCTGCTCTGGGAGGAGAAGGGTATTTGACATTTATTGGCAATGAGTTTGGGCACCCCGAGTGGATTGATTTTCCGAGAGAGGGCAATGGCTGGAGCTACAAGTATGCCAGACGTCAGTGGTCACTAGTGGATAATCCAGACCTGAAGTATCAATATCTCAATGCATTTGATAGAGAGATGATTCATCTGCTCAAAGAGAAAGAAGTGCTATCTGCGTTTCCAGCACAACAGCTCAATATGGATGAAGACAATAAGGTTGTTATTTTTGAGCGTAACAATTTGCTTTTTGTATTCAATTTTAGTGTGAGTCGTTCGGTGGCTGATTATAGGTTTTATGCTCACAGAGAAGGAGCCTTCAAGCTTTTGTTGGACAGTGATGCTGCAGCTTTTGGAGGACATTCGCGATGCGATGCAAGTGTCATACATCAGACGGTTCTCCTGGACGGACAGCTTCAATTGAGTCTGTATACACCTTGTCGCTCGGCACAAGTGTATGGGGTTGTCAAATAG
- a CDS encoding glycosyltransferase family 4 protein, with product MEKTRILMLGPGEPSSKNSGLGIAAHEIEQFLSRHCQLTLIQPNDMEALTDIENNLSLSKQKVDIADFDDFSVIAEMSKINIESIISPYWSDQNATRTAPQPTAHPLQGQHDDFSKQISAAADKVNFDVIYAHDWITFRAAIDIKAKLDKPLVVHIHSLDYDRNCGNLSSWVFDLEKEALQVADQVICVSHYSKSIIETIYGIDGDKIQVVHNGYSPKKYPEHKSPFKEKIILFVGRLTGQKGPTKFLEIAEKVYEEYPNSRFVMAGEGDLYKPLIEAGAHSTVAARFHITGYLQEPDLLKTYAMADIYCMPSVSEPFGLTAMEAAGAKIPMVLSKHSGASEVLTNALTAEFDNTELFAKHIVSLLKNEKVAHHIASENKALLAGLSWEQANQNILRIIEATAQ from the coding sequence ATGGAAAAAACACGAATATTGATGCTTGGCCCTGGCGAACCCAGTTCCAAAAATAGCGGCCTAGGGATCGCTGCACACGAAATCGAGCAATTTCTCTCGCGCCATTGTCAACTGACACTCATCCAGCCCAATGACATGGAAGCCCTCACTGATATCGAAAACAACCTCTCTCTCTCCAAACAAAAAGTCGACATAGCAGACTTTGACGACTTCAGTGTGATCGCAGAGATGTCCAAGATCAACATCGAATCCATCATCTCTCCCTACTGGAGTGATCAAAATGCCACACGTACTGCCCCTCAACCAACAGCTCACCCTCTACAGGGTCAGCATGATGACTTTTCGAAGCAAATCAGTGCTGCAGCGGACAAGGTCAATTTTGACGTCATCTATGCCCATGATTGGATCACGTTCAGAGCAGCGATTGACATCAAAGCTAAACTCGACAAACCTCTCGTAGTACATATCCACTCACTGGACTATGATCGCAACTGCGGCAACTTGAGCTCATGGGTTTTCGATTTAGAAAAAGAAGCACTGCAGGTCGCAGACCAAGTCATCTGTGTCAGCCATTATTCCAAAAGCATCATCGAAACCATCTACGGCATAGATGGAGACAAAATCCAAGTCGTCCACAACGGGTATTCACCAAAAAAATACCCCGAACACAAAAGTCCGTTCAAAGAAAAAATCATTCTATTTGTCGGAAGACTCACGGGCCAAAAAGGCCCTACAAAATTCCTGGAAATTGCCGAAAAAGTCTACGAAGAATACCCCAATAGCCGGTTTGTCATGGCAGGGGAGGGAGACCTCTACAAGCCGCTCATCGAAGCGGGTGCCCACTCCACCGTGGCGGCTAGATTTCACATCACAGGCTATCTCCAAGAACCCGACCTGCTCAAAACATACGCCATGGCGGACATCTACTGTATGCCTTCGGTATCCGAGCCCTTTGGGCTCACTGCTATGGAAGCGGCTGGCGCCAAAATCCCCATGGTCCTCTCCAAACACTCCGGTGCTTCTGAAGTACTGACCAATGCGCTCACCGCTGAATTTGACAACACCGAACTCTTCGCCAAACACATTGTTTCCCTACTGAAAAACGAAAAAGTAGCCCATCACATCGCTAGCGAAAACAAAGCTCTCCTGGCAGGACTATCATGGGAGCAAGCCAACCAAAATATATTGCGTATCATTGAGGCTACTGCACAATGA
- a CDS encoding isoamylase early set domain-containing protein produces the protein MSIKKQFFKSKDVCKITWSIDKKNVPGAENISLSGDFNNWSLSSHPLKKMKSGDFKLVLELPKDKEYQFRYLVDGTTWINDEEADGFVNNQVSNESNCILSV, from the coding sequence ATGAGTATCAAGAAACAGTTTTTCAAATCAAAAGATGTCTGCAAAATCACCTGGTCGATTGACAAAAAAAACGTGCCTGGCGCAGAAAACATCTCGTTATCCGGAGACTTCAACAACTGGAGTCTCAGCTCACACCCTCTCAAAAAAATGAAGAGCGGAGATTTCAAATTGGTCCTTGAACTGCCAAAGGACAAAGAATATCAATTTAGATACTTGGTTGATGGCACGACTTGGATCAACGATGAAGAAGCAGATGGATTCGTCAACAACCAGGTATCCAACGAGTCCAACTGTATCCTATCCGTATGA